The Acanthopagrus latus isolate v.2019 chromosome 11, fAcaLat1.1, whole genome shotgun sequence genome segment aaaaacCTAACTAAACTATTTGTTTCCATCCCTCTGCCATTACAGCAAAACGACCTTTATCCCATGATATCAGGTTTTCACTCTGTGGTCCTGGATGAGTGTAACTTATGCTATTTTTCACTTGACAgggcaatttacatgtattttggCCCATATTAGATACATGCTATTTCCCTCGTATCGTATAGGGGGGCTTTGCCTCATAATAAAACTTCACCCCCATGCAACTCATAAAAGACCACATTGCATTAGTACAAAAAATATTCCCCACCAAAGTCTGTcaaaaaatactgtatgttaagatagaaaaactgatatttagagggttaaaatcctgaaaattaatgaatatttGGTAGTTATTATCAGGAACTCGCGGTCGAAAAATGTAACGCAGTAAAAGTTGAAAACAACGTTAACGTGTAGTATTTTTATGGCAGTGTCTGACAtggaatgttttttgtgctaAATGATCCATGAAGACAAATGTAAACGTTTTCAGTTTAGATGACACAGGCTTTTAATGATCCATGTAGTCATATAATTAAATACAATGTAGGAAGCCATTTTAAGTAAATGGCAGTATAAAGCATAGTAGgtctatttattcatttgtacCGCCCCTGTTAAACAAACCACTGTATATATTGTGTTGCTTGAGAGGCATGAGATGATTACAGTCAGTTATGATGAGATCTGTCCATGTAAAATTACCTGCTGTCCTGATTTCCTGAGGTTTCTCATGTGTTCGGGGTCCAGCGTGAGGACAGGACTCAGTCAGGAACCGTCCACTTAAAGGAGACTGTCTCCCTCTGGAGGGATCTtcagtgtagagcagctccatCACAGGACTGCCTCAAAATTCAGGTcaaattaattgataattaatcaataattcaCAGCTTCTGTTTGAACTGATCTGTAAATGTAGACAGATCTTGTGTTGAAACGCTTCCAGGTTTGTTTTAATCCTCATTATTTCTGTGAAGTTTAAAGCCTGTAGGGAAACCTTTAAATACTCTTTACTGGCATCCTGAATAGTCAAagtcagaattgtaatatttacgATATAAATGaggaaataacacaaactcagaaatatgaatttccataactgaataaacaagctgttctcagaggaagataaggtcccagaacactgtttgaagctgggaaagtggcggggtccgccacatataaacaaagtaaaacagtatgcaGTTGTGCcatcctttaaggtcagtttgtttattcagtttattaagaAATAGCttgttatttagtttttttaggcataaacaaatcagtaaatgaagatctttctcttctgattaaaatgtcctcaccGAAACTAAATAGTGTGCCTTTaattacattcattcattcattgtagTGCTGGATGTGTTACAGATGTTCCTGTTAATATGTCTGCTCACTTAAGAGTACAAGACAAACTGTTGTTGTGATGAAGctacaatatttccctctgctTTCTATGTAAGGgatccttttgtttctgtttttatgaatATATTGTGGAAGGACAGACTTATTCGAAACACCTGAAATGTAGGACAAAATCTGAAAACCCAGAGTtatcaaagcatttttttttattttctttactcaGATGCAGATATGACCAAAAGGAGAACAACTGTGACTGTCAAAAATCCACACTCACAAGAAAACAGATGATTTATGATGTTGGTGTGGTAAATATCAACACAGTTCCACTGAAACACTGAGGTCACTTCTTCCCACAGCTTGGATGCTGTTCCACTAGTGTACTTCTCTTCTTATCAACTTCGAGGAATAGGTGTGATGGAATACGGCTGAAAACGCTTGGAATTTTTCTCCCGTATATTCCTCCCTGATCGGCCCAGTGTGAGGTAATGCTCTCACTGCAGTGACTGTTGACTTTAAAAAGTTCTTCCTCTCCTTACCGTCAGTTGTTGTCCATGGCAGCAGCCTTGATAACAGAAGCCTGTAAACCCAGGATTTAGGGTAAAACGACAGCAGATTTGCAAGGAAGGAAACTGTTTGAGTGTCAGGAAAGAGCTAATTAGGCTACTGGAGCACCGTCTGCCTTTTTAGGGCAACAGGATCCTCTGtgtcacacaaacagcagcgtggatttgttttctctgtcagtgaCTAAGTGCATTCATACAAGTACTATACTCAAGAGTATGTCGAGagtatgttttgtttacttcacTACTACAGCACATTCTGGAGggaaagacatttattttacagctttcatttctagttattttgcagattgatataattgatttaaacatttaagagaTGCCTTcacatgaatgcatcagtgATTACAAATATTTTCCGTTTGTTAAGTCCTTTTCGTGGTACTTATTTTGATGCTAAAACATGCTGCTGTAGTTCTACTTTTGCGATTTGAACACATGACTTACAGTAAGCTTGTaacagggttttgtttttttctccacttttccTTTTAAAGGAAGGTACTTTCTACCATGACACTGCTCATAAAGCATGAGGTTATCTATGACTTAAGGCTGCAGCAGGGGCAAAAACCTTCACTTGTATCAGAAGCCACTATGGCCTGagtgtaaaaaacatgtttcacattggaactgactgaactgaatgGGACTGAAATGACTATTACTATATCTCACAACATGTGAACCTGGACAGAAGGTGAACAGCATCCTCCTGTTGCATTACCTCAAGTTTACAACAAAATCATCACAAATATCATTTTGTTGGTTTATAATGTCAGTGTGGCTGTAGTCAGgacaacagaacaaacatgCTTTGActataaaaaacacttttctaattcaatttcttttaaaatggtCATACATATTACAAACCGGTGCAAAAATAATAGGAACAACCAAATTACTTGATAAAACgacataaaaaatacaaaacttcaGTCATATAattaacaacacacacacaaacaaatctatATGAACGCCAGCGTGAAACTCAAGAGGCGATGGTCCTGCGTAAAAGTACAGAAAACTTGTTACAGAGGGTTCAGACTTAATGTTTACACTGTAAactaatatcattattatttaccACGTGCTCTCCATTGCTAcctgtgtaaaacaaaactgtataatttcataaatatttacacTGAAAGAGCCTgacaaaatgtcattgtgtAAAAACTTCAGTCATTTAACAGTTGAATCCTAATGATTTGCATTTCTCTGAATGGAAAATAACAGCTGACGGCAGCAGTAATCGCTTCTGTAACTGAAGGCACcgacaaaacagacaaacaaacgaacaaacaaacaaacacaagtactggactgaaaagaaaacaggcgTAAAAACGAGACTTAAATTTGTCTCACACAGTCTGATCTGGTGTGTAATCTTGATGCTGTTTACTGTCGGATGCGACTGATGTTCTGTACGTATAATCCTGCAGAGGGTCTTCTCCTGCTCCAGTTCTCTGGTTCCTCCCCGGCTTCCCCCTCTGCTACACGTAGTTGGACGTTTGGTTGCCATTGGGGAAGAGGTGGTTTGCGCTTACGGACTCGCTCGAGCCGGACCGCCCGCATCTCCGACAGGTGAGGAAAGCACCGCCAGCCATGGAGAGGATGCCGCCCGCCCAGCTGACGAACACTGCCTTACCAAACTCaaagctgcagagaaaacacacacatttaaattcatgtaTGTATAGAATCAGCTGCTTACGTTATccagtgtgtacgtgtgtgtgtctgtaccttTGCAGGTGATGAGATGCATGGAAGTTCTCAACAATCATTGTGACATACCAggaggtgatgatggtggtcAGCAAACCTGAACAGGGGAACACATCATCACAGAAGTGTTCATTTAAATCCTGCTAATCTTTCACTGAGACAACagctctgtaaatgttttgtcttgtacACTCTTCTTGTAGTTTTAGGGGTTGACtgatggaggaaaaagagaggttAAAGGAGCAGGTCACCCAAAGGGgaacattcagtcatcatcttctCACCCTCgagtcattttatgtttttattccGTCTGTTTGTTACGTTTTAAAACGAGTCCCCATCTCCTTCAGTTgctcaggagaatgctgcaactctgtttggATGTGAAGCTCCAAGTGATGTGAAGGATCCAACTTTCCGTAAGCATGACgatgagtagataatgaattaattcagATTTCTGGGTGAATTCATCCtttaagttatttttcaaaatagttATTCTTGTTATTGGTTCAGACAGCTCTTTGGCTGGTTTAAAGTGTCAGTGAGGTTGTTTTTACAATGAAGTCTTCGGCAGGATTGTATGGGGAGTGTAATTCGTGATTGTATAATCttatttgttgttcttgttgtatCTATCTtcgcttgtttgtttttaaattaaagttattgCTTACACGTCTTAAAGGAGTGTTGAATCTCAACAAGGCTGTTCGAAATTTGATAAAgggaagagggatccctcctctgtggctcttcctgaggtttcttccattgttttgtttttttccctgttaaaagggtttttttcccatcaacacgtgaagtttttcctcactcgaatcgaAGGTCtaaagacagaggatgttgttcactgtacagattgtgaagcccattgaggcaatgtgattgtgattttggattatctaaataaaactgatttgatttgatttgatttgataaagaGACTGAACGCACCTGCAATCATGAACATGATTCCTCCGATCATAGCTGCTGTGGCTTTGCTCCCAGGCTTGCTGTCCATGAAGTGAGTGCACTTCATTCCTATTGTGGAGACCAACACGGCCATGATGGAGAGGAGATTGCTGAGTATCAGCACAGCCCGGGTCGCCTGGACCTCAGCTGGTGAAGCAGAGGTGGGAATGTTAGTGAGAGAGTGAAGCTGTCATTCATACATGGTCAATGAATTATTACACATGTTGCTTCTGTCTGCAGTTGAATGTAGGCTAATGCAAATGcacagtttttctgtttacagcaGTAAAtgattaacaacaacaaaacgcTTTTTTTCCCAACTAAGTATAATTAAAGGGTGTACACAAAACCTTGAGGCAGAATTTAAAACACATCCCTGTATAGGCAGACCAGGCCGGTGTCATAATATCTGATGAGGTTACACAACCAAGACGCACTTCTAGTGTAATAATAGTAACTTAATGTCAGTGGAAGGTATCTCAACAGGCAGGGTCTGGTGTTTCAGAGGAGATCcagatgtgattaaaaaaacaaaaaacaaaaaacaaaaaaaacacttacttgCCAGCTTTAAGAGGGAATCGTAAGATTCACAGATTGTTTTCTCGTTAGAGCTGCAGGTCTCCCACAAGCCCTCATAGATGTGGTACGTATTTCCCTGCGTCTGCTGCTTCCACTCAACCATGAAAGTGGCGGCGACGGTGGCACCGAGGCCGACCAGTGCCAGGAGGAACCCGAAGAGCTGCAGTCCGGAGCTGGCCATCGTGtccagagaggaagagcagggagAGATCAGCCGactcaaaagaaaacagtccGGCAACTTGTTCGGAGAGGTGACcaggaaaaaattaaataaagccaaaaataataataataaacgaTCCGAAGGGGCTGAAGATAAAAGCCAaagtgatgatgttgatgagtCTCCAGCTCTTCACACCGCTGAGCGCgcgctctgctgcagcctctatTTAAAGGCGCGTGACGCATGTGAGGTCTGTACTCCACCTGCGGAGGATGATGGGAAGAAGGACGTCTTATCATGAGCGAATAACAACTTACGGTCAGTACAGaccattaaaaaagaaaaagagcaataCCATAGAAATATGATCATTTCTTA includes the following:
- the LOC119027985 gene encoding claudin-19; translation: MASSGLQLFGFLLALVGLGATVAATFMVEWKQQTQGNTYHIYEGLWETCSSNEKTICESYDSLLKLATEVQATRAVLILSNLLSIMAVLVSTIGMKCTHFMDSKPGSKATAAMIGGIMFMIAGLLTTIITSWYVTMIVENFHASHHLQSFEFGKAVFVSWAGGILSMAGGAFLTCRRCGRSGSSESVSANHLFPNGNQTSNYV